From a region of the Myxococcus fulvus genome:
- a CDS encoding MFS transporter: MSETAAPALSVFRHRDFRLYQIARLCAVLAMQVESVAIGWQVYEVTGSALALGYTGLSQFVPFLCFCLIGGQVADRFDRRKILAICQGVMLLCSLALLSFSLGHIRDVRFVYGVLVLFGTARAFYAPAGSALTPHLVPKEELTRAVAVNSTTWQVATIAGPAVGGVLYGWAGPTGAYLGSATLCALTVVWILSLKVRTGRASSAPLSFSTLVAGLGFVRRQRLLLGSITLDLFAVLLGGAVALLPIYARDVLHTGPWGLGLLRCAPAAGAALVAVVLAMRPLGGRAGVKMFVAVAIFGAATLVFGMSRSLPLSLLALAVAGAADMVSVVVRHTLELMATPDEMRGRVGAVNMMCIGASNELGEFRAGWLAEHVGAVPAVVTGAVGTLAIVVLWAWGFPELRRVDRLETAARGTQPEPREAEAPASQVG, from the coding sequence ATGTCCGAGACCGCCGCCCCTGCCCTCTCCGTCTTCCGTCATCGGGATTTCCGCCTCTACCAGATCGCCCGGCTCTGCGCGGTGCTCGCCATGCAGGTCGAGTCGGTGGCCATCGGCTGGCAGGTGTACGAGGTCACGGGGAGCGCGCTGGCGCTCGGGTACACGGGGCTCTCGCAGTTCGTGCCCTTCCTGTGCTTCTGCCTGATTGGTGGACAGGTCGCGGACCGGTTCGACCGGAGGAAGATCCTCGCCATCTGTCAGGGCGTGATGTTGCTGTGCAGCCTGGCGCTGCTGTCGTTCTCGCTGGGGCACATCCGGGATGTCCGCTTCGTGTACGGCGTGCTGGTGCTGTTCGGCACGGCGCGCGCGTTCTACGCGCCGGCGGGCTCGGCGCTCACGCCGCACCTGGTGCCGAAAGAGGAGCTGACGCGCGCGGTGGCGGTGAACTCCACCACGTGGCAGGTGGCCACCATCGCGGGGCCGGCGGTGGGCGGTGTGCTCTATGGGTGGGCGGGACCGACGGGCGCGTATCTGGGCTCGGCCACGCTGTGCGCGCTGACGGTGGTGTGGATCCTCTCGCTGAAGGTGCGGACGGGGCGGGCCTCCTCGGCGCCCCTGTCGTTCTCCACGCTGGTGGCGGGGCTGGGGTTCGTGCGCCGGCAGCGGCTGTTGCTGGGCAGCATCACGCTGGACCTGTTCGCGGTGCTGCTGGGGGGCGCGGTGGCGCTGCTGCCCATCTATGCGCGGGACGTGTTGCACACGGGGCCGTGGGGGCTGGGGCTCTTGCGGTGTGCTCCGGCGGCGGGCGCGGCGTTGGTGGCGGTGGTGCTGGCGATGCGGCCGCTGGGGGGACGGGCGGGCGTGAAGATGTTCGTGGCGGTGGCCATCTTCGGTGCGGCGACGCTGGTGTTCGGGATGAGTCGCTCGCTGCCGTTGTCGCTGCTCGCGCTGGCGGTGGCCGGCGCGGCGGACATGGTGAGCGTGGTGGTGCGTCACACGCTGGAGTTGATGGCCACGCCGGACGAGATGCGTGGGCGGGTGGGCGCGGTGAACATGATGTGCATCGGCGCCTCCAACGAGCTGGGTGAGTTCCGCGCGGGTTGGCTCGCGGAGCACGTGGGCGCGGTGCCCGCCGTGGTGACGGGCGCGGTGGGGACGCTGGCCATCGTGGTGCTCTGGGCCTGGGGGTTCCCCGAGCTGCGGCGCGTGGACCGGCTGGAGACGGCGGCGCGAGGCACGCAGCCCGAGCCCCGGGAGGCCGAGGCGCCTGCCTCACAGGTGGGGTGA
- a CDS encoding threonine aldolase family protein — protein MSHHRFSRSEFLALTRLLAGSALLAPVVSHAAAPAKPQASKPATAPPTRAEVDAIRRACRGSVTGTIAPDPAAELIAIGEWMRRQGAGSDFYGQGELVESFEKKLATLLGFPAGCYMPTGTMAQLIALRIYADARGNRNVGLHPSSHHVLHEDSSHVVLHNLRDVILSPWTRPLLARDVQHSPDPLGTVSVELPVRWLGGQLQTWEQLQELKSTCREKNVKLHMDGARLWECQPFYDRPLADICRGFDSVYVSLYKRIGALSGAMLVGSEDFIREARLWRHRHGGNLYHHYPYVASAAMRLDGAIAGLPALFRRTKALSEALAADPRLTVQPRPIQTNMFRVYVRGDAQSFSLRSLAQAKESRIWLGGFAPTRVPGIIDTEIEVTEGLNDLTDAEIVRAYRRLLDEAT, from the coding sequence ATGTCCCACCACCGCTTCAGCCGCAGTGAGTTCCTCGCGTTGACCCGCCTGCTCGCGGGGAGCGCGCTGCTCGCCCCCGTCGTCTCACACGCCGCCGCCCCCGCGAAGCCCCAGGCCTCGAAACCCGCGACCGCGCCACCCACCCGCGCCGAGGTCGATGCGATCCGCCGCGCCTGTCGCGGCTCCGTCACCGGCACCATCGCTCCCGACCCCGCCGCGGAGCTCATCGCCATCGGTGAATGGATGCGCCGCCAGGGCGCCGGCAGCGACTTCTACGGGCAGGGCGAGCTGGTCGAGTCCTTCGAGAAGAAGCTCGCGACGCTGCTCGGCTTCCCGGCCGGCTGCTACATGCCCACCGGCACCATGGCCCAGCTCATCGCGCTCCGCATCTACGCGGATGCGCGCGGCAACCGGAACGTCGGCCTCCACCCGTCCTCGCACCACGTGCTGCACGAGGACAGCAGCCACGTCGTCCTCCACAACCTGCGCGACGTCATCCTCTCGCCCTGGACCCGTCCGCTCCTCGCCCGCGACGTACAACACTCACCGGACCCCCTCGGCACCGTCAGCGTCGAGCTCCCCGTGCGCTGGCTGGGCGGCCAGCTCCAGACCTGGGAACAACTCCAGGAGCTCAAGAGCACCTGTCGCGAAAAGAACGTGAAGCTGCACATGGACGGCGCCCGCCTGTGGGAGTGCCAGCCCTTCTACGACCGCCCCCTCGCCGACATCTGCCGAGGCTTCGACTCCGTCTATGTCTCCCTCTACAAGCGCATCGGCGCGCTGAGCGGAGCCATGCTCGTGGGCAGCGAGGACTTCATCCGCGAAGCCCGCCTGTGGCGCCACCGACACGGCGGCAACCTCTACCACCACTATCCCTACGTCGCCTCCGCGGCGATGCGTCTCGATGGCGCCATCGCCGGCCTCCCCGCGCTGTTCCGCCGTACCAAGGCCTTGAGCGAAGCCCTGGCCGCGGACCCACGGCTCACCGTGCAACCCCGTCCCATCCAGACGAACATGTTCCGCGTCTACGTCCGAGGCGACGCCCAGTCCTTCTCGCTCCGCTCCCTCGCCCAGGCGAAGGAATCACGCATCTGGCTGGGAGGCTTCGCCCCCACGCGGGTCCCCGGAATCATCGACACCGAAATCGAGGTCACCGAGGGCCTCAACGACCTCACCGACGCGGAGATCGTCCGCGCCTATCGCCGGCTCCTCGACGAGGCCACCTGA
- a CDS encoding endonuclease/exonuclease/phosphatase family protein, producing the protein MLRLAPLLACAPLFLSACNDDNDDDSLEPDETQFKVMTRNIYLGGNIELLATAQAPQDIPALAARIYSTVQATDFAARAKLLADEIQATDPALIGLQEVSLFRTQSPSDFGSNPLPNATTVTYDFLAILQAELQARGLSYRVAATIQNADAEVPAALAGNATDLTDVRLTDRDVILARGDVQIANVETANFAFAQDVPVGGASIRFTRGYAKLDATLNRVPFTFVNTHLETLRPGNENQAAELAALVNTYKRPLIVVGDMNTGPGAVTTGYDTLVSANTGLVDAWTRVGTGDGFTCCFSETVNDTTTAALDERIDLVLFADNDDDIDVRSAIVVGNQLDDRNAAGLWPSDHAGVVVEFRIER; encoded by the coding sequence ATGCTCCGCCTCGCGCCGCTGCTCGCGTGCGCCCCGTTGTTCCTCTCCGCCTGCAACGACGACAACGACGATGACTCGCTGGAGCCCGACGAGACGCAGTTCAAGGTGATGACCCGCAACATCTACCTGGGCGGCAACATCGAGCTGCTCGCCACCGCCCAGGCCCCCCAGGACATCCCCGCCCTCGCCGCCCGCATCTACTCCACGGTCCAGGCCACCGACTTCGCCGCGCGCGCCAAGCTCCTCGCGGATGAAATCCAGGCCACCGACCCCGCCCTCATCGGCCTGCAGGAGGTCTCCCTCTTCCGCACCCAGAGCCCCAGTGACTTCGGCAGCAACCCGCTGCCCAACGCGACCACCGTGACGTACGACTTCCTGGCCATCCTCCAGGCCGAGCTCCAGGCCCGAGGCCTGAGCTACCGCGTCGCCGCCACCATCCAGAACGCGGACGCGGAGGTCCCCGCGGCGCTCGCCGGCAACGCCACGGACCTCACCGATGTCCGCCTCACGGACCGCGACGTCATCCTCGCGCGCGGCGACGTGCAGATCGCCAACGTGGAGACCGCGAACTTCGCCTTCGCCCAGGACGTCCCCGTGGGCGGCGCGTCCATCCGCTTCACGCGCGGCTACGCCAAGCTCGACGCCACCCTGAACCGCGTCCCCTTCACCTTCGTCAACACGCACCTGGAGACGCTCCGCCCCGGCAACGAGAACCAGGCCGCGGAGCTGGCCGCCCTCGTCAACACCTACAAGCGGCCGCTCATCGTCGTGGGCGACATGAACACCGGCCCGGGCGCGGTGACCACCGGCTACGACACCCTGGTCAGCGCGAACACCGGACTGGTCGATGCCTGGACGCGCGTGGGCACCGGCGACGGCTTCACCTGCTGCTTCAGCGAGACGGTGAACGACACCACCACCGCCGCGCTCGACGAGCGCATCGACCTGGTGCTGTTCGCCGACAACGACGACGACATCGACGTGCGCTCGGCCATCGTCGTCGGCAACCAGCTGGACGACCGCAACGCCGCGGGCCTCTGGCCGTCCGACCACGCGGGCGTCGTGGTGGAGTTCCGCATCGAGCGCTGA
- a CDS encoding bile acid:sodium symporter family protein: MSLRLIKRLSRDWFLLGMLGAVGLALLFPDFGKSGGAMHADVVTNVGIFLVFFLHGLGMPTAQLKAGALQWRLHVLVQSFTFLVFPALWVVLNLTVGRWVSPEVSLGFLFLCAVPSTISSSVAMTGVARGNVAGAIFDASLSSLLGIVLTPLIVGLLAQTTGARLSMGEAILKLSALLLLPLALGQLARPLLGATFARHRKYTNGIDRLFILVLVYASFCDSVASGIFGLHGGATLALVLGGAALILVIVLTLSTQAARRLGFNKEDEIAAVFCGSKKTLASGVPMARLLFGAHPALGLIVLPLMFYHQLQLLVCSVLAERYAARPPSP, translated from the coding sequence ATGTCTCTTCGCCTCATCAAGCGCCTGTCGCGGGACTGGTTCCTCCTGGGGATGCTCGGTGCCGTGGGGCTCGCGCTCCTCTTCCCCGACTTCGGCAAGTCCGGTGGCGCGATGCACGCCGACGTCGTCACCAACGTCGGCATCTTCCTCGTCTTCTTCCTGCACGGCCTGGGCATGCCCACCGCCCAGCTCAAGGCCGGCGCCCTCCAGTGGCGGCTGCACGTGCTGGTGCAGTCGTTCACCTTCCTCGTCTTCCCCGCGCTGTGGGTGGTGCTCAACCTGACGGTGGGCCGGTGGGTGTCGCCCGAGGTGTCGCTCGGCTTCCTGTTCCTCTGCGCCGTGCCGTCCACCATCTCCTCGTCGGTGGCGATGACGGGCGTCGCCCGGGGCAACGTGGCGGGCGCCATCTTCGACGCGAGCCTGTCCAGCCTCCTGGGCATCGTCCTCACCCCGCTCATCGTCGGCCTGCTCGCGCAGACCACCGGGGCGCGCCTGTCCATGGGCGAGGCCATCCTCAAGCTGTCCGCGCTGCTGCTGTTGCCCCTGGCCCTGGGACAGCTGGCCCGGCCGCTGCTGGGCGCGACGTTCGCCCGCCATCGCAAGTACACCAACGGCATCGACCGGCTGTTCATCCTGGTGCTGGTCTACGCGTCCTTCTGCGACTCGGTGGCCTCCGGCATCTTCGGTCTCCACGGCGGCGCCACCCTGGCGCTGGTGCTCGGAGGGGCGGCGCTCATCCTGGTCATCGTCCTGACGCTGAGCACCCAGGCCGCGCGGCGACTGGGGTTCAACAAGGAGGATGAGATCGCCGCGGTGTTCTGCGGATCGAAGAAGACGCTCGCCTCGGGCGTGCCCATGGCGCGGCTCCTTTTCGGCGCGCACCCGGCCCTGGGGCTCATCGTCCTGCCCCTCATGTTCTACCACCAGCTCCAGCTGCTGGTGTGCTCGGTGCTCGCGGAGCGCTACGCGGCCCGCCCACCGTCGCCCTGA
- a CDS encoding bifunctional helix-turn-helix transcriptional regulator/GNAT family N-acetyltransferase translates to MAPMRRDPTVAAVRHFNRFYTQKIGVLDEGLLQSEFSLTEARVIYELYHRESPTATEISRELALDAGYLSRLLRNFSNQGLIEKVPSALDARQHLVRLTDKGEQTFNRLNSSSNDTIRALLSPLRADERPRLLDAMQTIEELLGERSTHDAPPNILLREHRPGDMGWVVQRHGVLYSQEYGWDMRFEALVAGITSRFIQERDPARERCWIAELKGRPVGSVFLVRDTKTVAKLRLLLVEPSARGHGVGTKLMDACLQFAREAGYRKVRLWTEQQLHSARRMYERAGFTLVGKEPHAMFGEGLMSETWELKL, encoded by the coding sequence ATGGCACCGATGCGACGTGACCCCACCGTGGCGGCGGTTCGGCACTTCAACCGCTTCTACACCCAGAAGATCGGCGTGCTGGACGAGGGCCTGCTCCAGAGCGAGTTCTCGCTCACCGAGGCGCGCGTCATCTACGAGCTGTACCACCGTGAGTCCCCCACCGCGACGGAGATCAGCCGCGAGCTGGCGCTCGACGCGGGCTACCTGAGCCGGCTCCTGCGCAACTTCAGCAACCAGGGCCTCATCGAGAAGGTCCCCTCCGCGCTCGACGCCCGCCAGCACCTGGTGCGGCTCACCGACAAGGGCGAGCAGACCTTCAACCGGCTCAACAGCAGCTCCAACGACACCATCCGGGCCCTGCTCTCCCCGCTGCGCGCCGACGAGCGCCCGCGCCTGCTGGACGCGATGCAGACCATCGAGGAGCTCCTGGGCGAGCGCTCCACCCACGACGCCCCGCCGAACATCCTCCTGCGCGAGCACCGCCCCGGGGACATGGGCTGGGTCGTCCAGCGCCACGGTGTCCTGTACAGCCAGGAGTACGGCTGGGACATGCGCTTCGAGGCGCTGGTGGCGGGCATCACCTCGCGCTTCATCCAGGAGCGGGACCCTGCACGGGAGCGCTGCTGGATCGCCGAGCTGAAGGGTCGTCCCGTCGGCTCGGTGTTCCTGGTGCGCGACACGAAGACGGTGGCCAAGCTGCGCCTGTTGCTCGTGGAGCCCTCGGCCCGGGGACACGGCGTCGGCACGAAGCTGATGGACGCGTGCCTCCAGTTCGCCCGAGAGGCCGGCTACCGCAAGGTGCGGCTGTGGACCGAGCAGCAGTTGCACTCGGCGCGCCGCATGTACGAGCGCGCGGGCTTCACGCTCGTGGGCAAGGAGCCGCACGCCATGTTCGGCGAGGGATTGATGAGCGAGACGTGGGAGCTGAAGCTCTGA
- a CDS encoding PepSY domain-containing protein: MATSQAWGFNPTDNSPKGALASQAFFKPELSLASGQVPLSEALPKLGPDSKKVWDDFFARNGNNFEIYIDVVTGTAANIQGAVPLIPGNGVGNKLTLGSLGRQLGRSVDKVDGAVVADLVFKFVEANRAAVGVDMLQLGEARADQINPDLWQVSIPQQYQGIPVRYGRLAATISHGNLILLGTESWANVGVSPMPLVDAEKATVLAHERFGLYESPEGIWKEPTLEVTPVSVPNAGFAKGMTHQLVWTYGFTTTEGHEHWKVTVDAATGDVLALEDDNHYIDQSVRGGAYVFTNTGVPATCTPGSFCGSHQPNYPMPWANTGLASPNNFTDGYGVFDYTAGTTATTTLNGRYIRLVDTCGTLSASGAGNINLGNGTVTCPTPTSGNTAATRSAFYELNRIKELARGWLPTNTWLQASMTANVNINSTCNAFWNGSTVNFYRSGGGCRNTGEIAAVFDHEWGHGMDDNDTAGTLSNSSEAYADIASMYRLPFNPSATPTSGQSPASCVGYGFFQTTNNGCGMTADGTGYNVNEAQTGGAWCATNCSGVRDADYAAHNPATPTTPQNFVCTRCSSGTGPCSRQVHCAASPVRQAAWDFIARDLRSAPFNYDWNTAQNIGNKVFYQGSGNIGSWHACNCTAGTSDGCAATNGYKQWLAADDDNGNINDGTPHMTAIYNAFNRHNIACATPAPVNSGCSGGPTAAPTVTVTPATGQVSLSWSAVSGATQYWVMKSDGVNGCQYGKARVATTTATNYVDGEVLSGHNTCYSIVAAGSSAACYGAASTCTCVSPL, encoded by the coding sequence ATGGCGACGTCCCAAGCGTGGGGTTTCAATCCCACGGACAACTCCCCCAAGGGCGCCCTGGCCTCCCAGGCGTTCTTCAAGCCCGAGCTGTCGTTGGCCAGCGGGCAGGTGCCGCTGTCCGAGGCCCTGCCGAAGCTGGGCCCTGACAGCAAGAAGGTCTGGGACGACTTCTTCGCCCGCAACGGGAACAACTTCGAGATCTACATCGACGTCGTGACGGGGACGGCCGCCAACATCCAGGGCGCCGTTCCGCTCATCCCCGGCAACGGGGTGGGCAACAAGCTGACCCTGGGCAGCCTGGGCCGGCAGTTGGGTCGTTCGGTCGACAAGGTGGACGGGGCCGTCGTGGCCGACCTCGTCTTCAAGTTCGTGGAGGCCAACCGCGCCGCGGTGGGCGTGGACATGCTCCAGCTGGGCGAGGCCCGGGCGGATCAGATCAACCCGGACCTGTGGCAGGTCTCCATCCCGCAGCAGTACCAGGGCATCCCCGTGCGGTATGGACGGCTGGCGGCCACCATCAGCCACGGCAACCTCATCCTCCTGGGCACCGAGTCCTGGGCGAACGTCGGTGTCTCGCCGATGCCGCTGGTGGACGCGGAGAAGGCCACGGTGCTCGCGCACGAGCGCTTCGGCCTGTACGAGAGCCCGGAGGGCATCTGGAAGGAGCCCACGCTGGAGGTGACGCCGGTGTCCGTGCCCAACGCGGGCTTCGCCAAGGGCATGACGCACCAGCTGGTGTGGACGTATGGCTTCACCACCACCGAGGGCCACGAGCACTGGAAGGTCACCGTGGACGCGGCCACCGGTGACGTGCTCGCGCTCGAGGACGACAACCACTACATCGACCAGTCCGTGAGGGGCGGCGCCTACGTGTTCACCAACACGGGCGTCCCGGCCACGTGCACGCCCGGCTCGTTTTGCGGCTCCCACCAGCCCAACTACCCCATGCCCTGGGCGAACACGGGCCTGGCCTCGCCGAACAACTTCACGGATGGCTACGGCGTCTTCGACTACACCGCCGGCACGACGGCCACCACCACACTCAACGGCCGGTACATCCGCCTGGTGGATACCTGTGGCACGCTCAGCGCCTCCGGCGCGGGCAACATCAACCTGGGCAACGGCACCGTGACCTGCCCGACCCCGACGAGCGGCAACACGGCGGCGACCCGCAGCGCGTTCTACGAACTCAACCGCATCAAGGAGCTGGCGCGCGGCTGGCTGCCCACCAACACCTGGCTGCAGGCGTCCATGACGGCCAACGTCAACATCAACAGCACCTGCAACGCCTTCTGGAACGGCTCCACCGTGAACTTCTACCGCAGCGGCGGTGGCTGCCGGAACACGGGTGAGATTGCCGCCGTGTTCGACCACGAGTGGGGCCACGGCATGGATGACAACGACACGGCCGGCACGCTGAGCAACTCCAGCGAGGCCTACGCCGACATCGCGTCCATGTACCGCCTGCCGTTCAACCCCTCGGCCACGCCGACCTCCGGCCAGTCCCCGGCCTCGTGCGTGGGCTACGGCTTCTTCCAGACCACGAACAACGGCTGCGGCATGACGGCGGACGGCACGGGCTACAACGTCAACGAGGCCCAGACGGGCGGGGCCTGGTGCGCGACCAACTGCTCGGGTGTCCGTGACGCCGACTACGCGGCCCACAACCCCGCCACGCCCACCACCCCGCAGAACTTCGTCTGCACGCGCTGCTCCAGCGGCACCGGCCCCTGCAGCCGTCAGGTGCACTGCGCCGCGTCCCCCGTGCGTCAGGCCGCGTGGGACTTCATCGCGCGCGACCTGCGCTCGGCGCCGTTCAACTACGACTGGAACACGGCGCAGAACATCGGCAACAAGGTGTTCTACCAGGGCAGCGGCAACATCGGCTCGTGGCACGCCTGCAACTGCACGGCGGGCACGTCCGACGGCTGCGCGGCCACCAACGGCTACAAGCAGTGGCTGGCGGCGGACGACGACAACGGCAACATCAACGACGGCACGCCGCACATGACGGCCATCTACAACGCGTTCAACCGCCACAACATCGCCTGTGCCACCCCGGCGCCGGTGAACAGCGGTTGTTCGGGCGGCCCCACGGCGGCGCCCACCGTCACGGTGACGCCGGCCACGGGCCAGGTCTCCCTGAGCTGGAGCGCCGTCAGCGGCGCGACCCAGTACTGGGTGATGAAGTCGGACGGCGTCAACGGCTGCCAGTACGGCAAGGCGCGCGTCGCCACCACGACGGCCACCAACTACGTGGACGGCGAGGTCCTCTCCGGTCACAACACCTGCTACTCCATCGTCGCCGCGGGCAGCAGCGCCGCCTGCTACGGGGCGGCCAGCACCTGCACCTGCGTGAGCCCGCTGTAG
- a CDS encoding methyl-accepting chemotaxis protein: MRLFDGLSLRTRLTVAVALLTLGALLPFNLLGRVFVFNNLQDQIHATLRVEAQGLRDLVESALVEREANARSWAEDAILRGALLFDTFEKSDAVLVALEKRHPSFAGLVLFTEDGRAVSASEEKVRRAYEGRESEVRASPWFKAALNGTQDITGFTKVDPFFERTVLPLAVPVLSPISGARIGVLLAAYEWSQVGEVVAPALERSRARGQKSFALEVVDAQGTTLFDTHEQDIARPDDVVSVEAVNANSVRDVGDGWRFVATVDPEDAYAPLAEAGRVAVGLTALALVVAGVGGFLLARGATGPISRLSQVVTRVVREGDLTQRVDVSTRRDEVGELASAFALMMEHLRESTRGLQAGTKVLGQTVSELTAAAAQQERTLTKQAAALQETQVTAQEIKQTSLMAAERSQAVLGVTARAREVGQAGEATVSASLQGFEELREQVGVVARSIAALNERTQQIGGITQTVKDLADQSNMLALNAAIEAVRSGEHGKGFGVVAREIRSLADQSISSTGRVREILEDIRRSIQSTVTQAEQSQGSAETGLTQVRASGDSLRELTGIIQDNASAAQQIAAAVTQQNAGVAQIFTAVTDLSRMMEESMQGLQAAQRITASLREVAAQMDTVAATYRV; this comes from the coding sequence ATGCGCCTCTTCGACGGACTCTCTCTTCGTACCCGACTGACGGTGGCCGTCGCCCTGCTCACGCTCGGGGCCCTGCTGCCCTTCAACCTGCTCGGCCGCGTCTTCGTCTTCAACAACCTCCAGGACCAGATCCACGCCACCCTGCGCGTGGAGGCCCAGGGCCTGAGGGATTTGGTGGAGAGCGCCCTGGTGGAGCGCGAGGCCAACGCGCGCTCCTGGGCAGAGGACGCCATCCTCCGCGGCGCGCTGCTGTTCGACACCTTCGAGAAGAGCGACGCGGTGCTCGTCGCCCTGGAGAAGCGCCACCCCTCGTTCGCGGGCCTGGTGCTCTTCACCGAGGACGGCCGCGCGGTGTCCGCCAGCGAGGAGAAGGTGCGGCGCGCCTACGAGGGCCGCGAGAGCGAGGTGCGCGCCTCGCCCTGGTTCAAGGCCGCGCTCAACGGCACCCAGGACATCACCGGCTTCACGAAGGTGGACCCGTTCTTCGAGCGCACGGTGCTCCCGCTGGCGGTGCCCGTGCTCAGCCCCATCAGCGGCGCGCGCATCGGCGTGCTGCTGGCCGCGTATGAGTGGAGCCAGGTGGGCGAGGTGGTGGCGCCCGCGCTGGAGCGCTCCCGCGCGCGCGGCCAGAAGAGCTTCGCGCTGGAGGTGGTGGACGCCCAGGGCACCACGCTCTTCGACACGCACGAGCAGGACATCGCCCGGCCCGATGACGTCGTCAGCGTGGAGGCGGTCAACGCGAACAGCGTGCGGGACGTGGGCGACGGCTGGCGCTTCGTGGCCACGGTGGACCCGGAGGACGCGTACGCGCCGCTGGCGGAGGCGGGCAGGGTGGCCGTGGGGCTGACGGCGCTGGCGCTCGTCGTGGCGGGCGTGGGCGGCTTCCTGCTCGCGCGCGGCGCCACCGGGCCCATCTCCCGCTTGAGCCAGGTGGTCACCCGCGTGGTGCGCGAGGGCGACCTCACCCAGCGCGTGGACGTCTCCACCCGGCGCGACGAGGTGGGGGAGCTCGCCTCCGCCTTCGCCCTGATGATGGAGCACCTGCGCGAGTCCACCCGCGGCCTGCAGGCGGGCACCAAGGTCCTCGGCCAGACGGTCTCCGAGCTCACCGCCGCCGCCGCCCAGCAGGAGCGCACGCTGACGAAGCAGGCCGCCGCCCTCCAGGAGACGCAAGTCACCGCGCAGGAGATCAAGCAGACCTCGCTGATGGCCGCCGAGCGCTCCCAGGCCGTGCTCGGCGTCACCGCCCGCGCCCGCGAGGTGGGGCAGGCCGGTGAGGCCACGGTCTCCGCCAGCCTCCAGGGCTTCGAGGAGCTGCGCGAGCAGGTCGGCGTCGTCGCCCGCAGCATCGCCGCGCTCAACGAGCGCACCCAGCAGATTGGCGGCATCACCCAGACGGTGAAGGACCTGGCCGACCAGTCCAACATGCTCGCGCTCAACGCGGCCATCGAGGCGGTCCGCTCGGGCGAGCACGGCAAGGGCTTCGGCGTGGTGGCGCGCGAGATTCGCAGCCTCGCCGACCAGTCGATTTCCTCCACCGGCCGCGTGCGGGAGATCCTCGAGGACATCCGCCGGTCCATCCAGTCCACCGTCACCCAGGCCGAGCAGAGCCAGGGCAGCGCCGAGACGGGCCTCACCCAGGTGCGCGCCAGCGGCGACAGCCTCCGCGAGCTGACCGGCATCATCCAGGACAACGCCTCCGCCGCTCAGCAGATCGCCGCCGCCGTCACCCAGCAGAACGCCGGCGTGGCGCAGATCTTCACCGCCGTCACCGACCTGTCCCGGATGATGGAGGAGTCCATGCAAGGCCTGCAGGCCGCCCAGCGCATCACCGCCTCCCTGCGGGAGGTCGCCGCTCAAATGGACACCGTGGCGGCCACGTACCGCGTCTAG
- a CDS encoding PDC sensor domain-containing protein, which yields MWQFGMALLLLGGLPPDGAAQLAKVSRLQAALQRVASDPELVQAVRAQNARGMTLATIRAEDDVWLSTPALTPFKQRVLDARCSRVLARHREALGHRVVAEAFAMDRLGALVGATRRTSDYWQGDEEKFQVPFREGRMLEEKPFFDESSQAYVVQVSLPVRDAGRVIGAVTLSLSLLDL from the coding sequence ATGTGGCAATTCGGCATGGCGCTCCTGCTGCTCGGAGGACTTCCTCCGGACGGCGCCGCGCAGCTCGCGAAGGTGAGCCGGCTCCAGGCGGCGTTGCAGCGCGTGGCCTCGGACCCGGAGCTCGTTCAAGCGGTGCGGGCCCAGAACGCGCGAGGCATGACGCTCGCCACCATCCGTGCGGAGGACGACGTGTGGTTGTCCACACCAGCGCTCACGCCCTTCAAGCAGCGCGTGCTCGATGCGCGGTGCTCACGCGTGCTGGCGCGCCACCGCGAGGCCCTGGGCCACCGGGTGGTGGCGGAGGCCTTCGCGATGGACCGGCTGGGCGCGCTGGTGGGCGCCACGCGCCGCACGTCCGACTACTGGCAGGGTGACGAGGAGAAGTTCCAGGTGCCGTTCCGCGAGGGACGCATGCTCGAGGAGAAGCCGTTCTTCGACGAGTCCTCCCAGGCCTACGTGGTCCAGGTGTCCCTGCCGGTCCGCGACGCGGGCCGCGTCATCGGCGCCGTCACCCTTTCGCTCTCCCTGCTCGACCTCTGA